A region of Crenobacter cavernae DNA encodes the following proteins:
- a CDS encoding nucleotide pyrophosphohydrolase yields MDQATLADLLARCRAFRDARDWQRFHSAFNLIVSLNLEAAELLEFTQWQTEQGLAERLATEPDARQALAHECADVMMYLLMLSDAAGVDLYQSVIDKLAINETRYPVDKARGVSTKYRDL; encoded by the coding sequence ATGGACCAGGCGACACTCGCCGACCTCTTGGCGCGCTGCCGCGCGTTCCGCGACGCACGCGATTGGCAGCGTTTTCACTCGGCGTTCAACCTGATCGTCAGCCTGAATCTCGAGGCGGCCGAGCTGCTCGAATTCACGCAGTGGCAGACCGAACAAGGGTTGGCCGAGCGCTTAGCGACCGAGCCGGACGCCCGCCAGGCGCTCGCGCACGAATGCGCCGACGTGATGATGTATCTGCTGATGCTGTCCGACGCGGCCGGCGTCGATCTATATCAATCCGTCATCGACAAGCTGGCGATCAACGAGACGCGCTATCCGGTCGACAAGGCCAGGGGCGTGTCGACGAAATACCGCGACCTGTAA
- a CDS encoding MFS transporter: protein MQKISALTRATLWFPLALVLFEFSVYIGNDMIQPGMLAVVSEFGVDSGWVPSSLTAYLVGGAMLQWLLGPLSDRIGRRPVMLFGAAFFVVSCVATFFSQSIESFMALRVLQGMGLCFITAIGYASVQEAFEENAAVKVTALMANVALIAPLVGPLAGAALIAHWPWRMVFGLIAACAFVSWLGLLRKMPETVAKPAGKLSVGSVAGDYRALLSNRRFLAATLVLPLMSLPLLGWIALSPVLLMEGADMSPVDYGLAQIPVFGALIFGNLTLVRLADKVPLGRSVVYGQFFLLLGVAVMVATSLLPPLAAGLGLMAGVSLMAFGEGLSYAVLYRFALTASDVSKGTVAATIGMLSMGVYAVGIEVFKHGYFSVGPFGYAVLSLACTFAFWRLSRRVVAGAMRDRRDGKLADQTA from the coding sequence ATGCAAAAAATCTCCGCGCTGACCCGCGCCACGCTGTGGTTCCCGCTGGCGCTGGTGCTGTTCGAATTCTCCGTCTACATCGGCAACGACATGATCCAGCCGGGCATGCTGGCGGTCGTGTCCGAGTTCGGTGTCGATTCCGGCTGGGTGCCGTCGTCGCTGACCGCCTACCTCGTCGGCGGCGCGATGCTGCAGTGGCTGCTCGGCCCCTTGTCCGACCGCATCGGCCGCCGTCCGGTGATGCTGTTCGGCGCCGCCTTCTTCGTGGTGTCCTGCGTCGCGACCTTCTTCTCACAGAGCATCGAGAGCTTCATGGCGCTGCGCGTGCTGCAGGGCATGGGGCTGTGCTTCATCACCGCGATCGGTTACGCGTCGGTGCAGGAGGCATTCGAGGAAAACGCCGCGGTCAAGGTGACCGCGTTGATGGCCAACGTCGCGCTGATCGCGCCCTTGGTCGGCCCGCTCGCCGGCGCCGCGCTGATCGCGCACTGGCCGTGGCGCATGGTGTTCGGCCTGATCGCCGCCTGCGCCTTCGTGTCGTGGCTGGGGCTGCTCCGTAAGATGCCGGAAACAGTAGCGAAGCCGGCGGGCAAGCTGTCGGTCGGCAGCGTCGCCGGCGACTACCGCGCGCTGCTGAGCAACCGGCGCTTTCTCGCCGCGACGCTGGTGCTGCCCTTGATGTCGCTGCCGCTGTTGGGCTGGATCGCGCTGTCGCCGGTGTTGCTGATGGAGGGCGCCGACATGAGTCCGGTCGACTACGGCCTCGCGCAGATCCCGGTGTTCGGCGCGCTGATATTCGGCAACCTCACGCTCGTGCGCCTTGCCGACAAGGTGCCGCTCGGCCGCTCGGTGGTCTACGGCCAGTTCTTTTTGCTGCTCGGCGTCGCCGTGATGGTCGCGACCAGCCTGTTGCCGCCGTTGGCGGCCGGGCTCGGCCTGATGGCCGGCGTCAGCCTGATGGCCTTCGGCGAGGGGCTGTCGTACGCCGTGCTGTACCGTTTCGCGCTGACCGCGAGCGACGTCAGCAAGGGCACGGTCGCGGCGACGATCGGCATGCTGTCGATGGGCGTATACGCGGTCGGCATCGAGGTGTTCAAGCACGGCTACTTCAGCGTCGGTCCCTTCGGCTACGCGGTGCTGTCGCTCGCGTGCACGTTCGCGTTCTGGCGCCTGTCGCGGCGCGTGGTCGCCGGCGCGATGCGCGACCGCCGCGACGGAAAGCTGGCAGACCAGACGGCCTGA
- a CDS encoding aldo/keto reductase, with translation MKTVTLPSGVKVPALGQGTWFMGEQRSRRADEIAALRHGIDLGMTLIDTAEMYGDGATEELVGEALAGRRDEAFLVSKVYPWNASKKGTKQACEKSLKRLQTDRLDLYLLHWRGNVPFRDTLAAMEELVAEGKIRYWGVSNLDTDDMDELYELLDGERCQTDQVLYNLTRRGPEYDLMPWARERRMPIMAYSPIEQGRVPADGALADIAAKHGVSPYQVALSWVIRDDNVIAIPKAARAEHVAENRAALDLVLDEEDLTALDAEFPAPDYKMPLEML, from the coding sequence ATGAAAACCGTCACGCTGCCTTCCGGCGTCAAGGTGCCGGCGCTCGGCCAGGGCACCTGGTTCATGGGCGAGCAACGTTCGCGCCGTGCCGACGAGATCGCCGCGCTGCGACACGGCATCGACCTCGGCATGACGCTGATCGACACCGCCGAGATGTACGGCGACGGCGCGACCGAGGAGCTGGTCGGCGAGGCGCTCGCAGGCCGCCGCGACGAGGCCTTCCTCGTCAGCAAGGTCTACCCGTGGAACGCGTCGAAGAAGGGCACCAAGCAGGCGTGCGAGAAGAGCCTGAAGCGGCTGCAGACCGACCGGCTGGATCTGTACCTGCTGCACTGGCGCGGCAACGTGCCGTTCCGCGACACCCTCGCCGCGATGGAGGAGCTGGTCGCCGAGGGCAAGATCCGCTACTGGGGCGTCAGCAACCTCGATACCGACGATATGGACGAGCTGTACGAACTCTTGGACGGCGAGCGCTGCCAGACCGACCAGGTGCTCTATAACCTGACGCGCCGCGGCCCGGAGTACGACCTGATGCCGTGGGCGCGCGAGCGTCGGATGCCGATCATGGCCTACAGCCCGATCGAACAGGGCCGCGTGCCGGCAGACGGCGCGTTGGCCGACATCGCCGCCAAGCACGGCGTCAGCCCCTACCAGGTCGCGTTGTCGTGGGTGATCCGCGACGATAACGTGATCGCGATCCCGAAGGCGGCGCGCGCAGAGCACGTGGCCGAAAACCGTGCGGCGCTCGATCTGGTGCTCGACGAAGAGGACCTCACCGCGCTCGACGCCGAGTTCCCGGCACCGGACTACAAGATGCCACTCGAGATGCTGTAA
- the apbC gene encoding iron-sulfur cluster carrier protein ApbC: protein MPELTDAQVLDAVAGLVDPNTGKTYTASRAVKNVKISDAAVTLDVVLAYPAQSQFARVRGEFEAAIAPVAGGRAVSANVRSEIVSHSVQRGVTLLPGVKNIVAVASGKGGVGKSTTAANLALALAAEGARVGILDADIYGPSQPLMMGLAGQRPETEDGKHLIPIENYGIQTMSIGYLVDPDQAMVWRGPMVSQALQQLLNDTRWNDLDYLLIDMPPGTGDIQLTLSQKVPVTGAVIVTTPQDIALLDARKGVTMFQKVGVPIIGLVENMATHICSNCGHAEPIFGEGGAEKMAADFGVEVLGSLPLDIGIRLAVDEGKPTVAADPDGQVAELYKAIARRVAVKVGEKAQDFSTKFPKIVIQNN from the coding sequence ATGCCCGAACTGACCGATGCCCAGGTGCTCGACGCCGTCGCCGGCCTCGTCGACCCGAACACCGGCAAGACCTATACCGCGAGCCGCGCGGTGAAGAATGTGAAGATCAGCGACGCCGCCGTCACGCTCGACGTGGTGCTCGCCTACCCGGCGCAAAGCCAGTTCGCGCGCGTACGCGGCGAATTCGAAGCCGCGATCGCACCGGTCGCCGGCGGCCGCGCGGTCTCGGCCAACGTGCGTAGCGAGATCGTCAGCCACTCGGTGCAGCGCGGCGTGACGCTGTTGCCGGGCGTGAAGAACATCGTCGCGGTCGCCTCGGGCAAGGGCGGCGTCGGCAAGTCGACCACCGCCGCCAACCTCGCGCTGGCGCTCGCCGCCGAGGGCGCGCGCGTCGGCATCCTCGACGCCGACATCTACGGCCCGTCGCAGCCGCTGATGATGGGCCTGGCCGGCCAGCGCCCCGAGACCGAAGACGGCAAGCACCTGATCCCGATCGAAAACTACGGCATCCAGACCATGTCGATCGGCTACCTGGTCGACCCGGACCAGGCGATGGTGTGGCGCGGCCCGATGGTCAGCCAGGCGCTGCAGCAATTGCTGAACGACACGCGCTGGAACGACCTCGACTACCTGCTGATCGACATGCCGCCGGGCACCGGCGACATCCAGCTGACCTTGTCGCAGAAGGTGCCGGTGACCGGCGCGGTGATCGTCACCACGCCGCAGGACATCGCGCTTCTGGATGCGAGGAAGGGCGTGACCATGTTCCAGAAGGTCGGCGTGCCCATCATCGGCCTCGTCGAGAACATGGCGACCCATATCTGCTCGAACTGCGGCCACGCCGAGCCGATCTTCGGCGAGGGCGGCGCGGAAAAGATGGCGGCCGACTTCGGCGTCGAAGTCCTCGGCTCCTTGCCGCTCGACATCGGCATCCGTCTCGCGGTCGACGAGGGCAAGCCGACCGTCGCCGCCGACCCCGACGGCCAGGTCGCCGAACTCTACAAGGCGATCGCGCGCCGCGTCGCGGTCAAGGTCGGCGAGAAGGCGCAGGACTTCTCGACCAAGTTCCCGAAGATCGTGATCCAGAACAACTGA
- a CDS encoding ribonuclease domain-containing protein — MTPFRSLSLRVAGLALMLGLGAAHAAPDCKDAAATVNRDTGRQLDERQLADVLVSLNRSGRLPASFVTKREAREAGWRPGRSLWSVQALYGNSIGGDRFGNRERRLPIDAWREADLDYRGGKRNAKRLLFADSGRRFVTVDHYQTFREIPPCRR; from the coding sequence ATGACCCCGTTCCGCTCCCTTAGCTTGCGCGTCGCCGGCCTCGCGCTGATGCTCGGACTCGGCGCCGCCCACGCCGCGCCGGACTGCAAAGACGCCGCCGCCACGGTCAACCGCGACACCGGCCGCCAGCTCGACGAAAGACAGCTCGCCGACGTGCTCGTCAGCCTGAACCGCAGCGGCCGGCTGCCCGCCAGCTTCGTCACCAAGCGCGAGGCGCGTGAGGCCGGCTGGCGCCCCGGGCGCAGCCTGTGGAGCGTGCAGGCGCTTTACGGCAACTCGATAGGCGGCGACCGCTTCGGCAACCGCGAGCGACGCCTGCCCATTGATGCCTGGCGCGAGGCCGACCTCGACTACCGCGGCGGCAAGCGCAACGCCAAGCGGCTGTTGTTCGCCGACTCGGGGCGGCGCTTCGTCACCGTCGACCACTACCAGACCTTCCGGGAGATCCCGCCATGCCGCCGATGA
- a CDS encoding barstar family protein: protein MPPMKTCLIEKVDTLNELYDALIAQLDLPAHFGRNLDALFDCLSADVEGPFTIEWRNTDAARTALGATVYAKVIDLLREVADERDDVTLRLEP, encoded by the coding sequence ATGCCGCCGATGAAAACCTGCCTGATCGAGAAGGTCGACACCCTCAACGAGCTCTACGACGCGCTGATCGCGCAGCTCGACCTGCCCGCGCACTTCGGCCGCAACCTCGACGCGCTGTTCGACTGCCTGTCGGCCGACGTCGAAGGGCCGTTCACCATCGAATGGCGCAACACGGACGCGGCGCGTACCGCGCTCGGGGCGACGGTCTACGCGAAGGTGATCGATCTCTTGCGCGAGGTCGCCGACGAACGCGACGACGTCACGCTGCGCCTCGAACCCTGA
- a CDS encoding pyridoxal phosphate-dependent aminotransferase: MVLKLAERMQAIAPFRVMAILEAARRREAAGHDVIHLEVGEPDFGTPSAIIEAGRRALAEGQTFYSAAQGLPALREAIARWYADRYGVDVSPERILVTPGASGALMVALAMLVGDGDEVVMADPTYPCNRHFVSLYGGTPVTLAAGPASRYQLTAAMLAEAWGERTVAAMVASPANPTGGVLSASEIQTLAEVCRAKGGTLIVDEIYHGLSYGLDAASALQVADDALVINSFSKYFQMTGWRLGWLVVPEGLAEPATRLAQNLYLCAPAPAQAAALAAFEPDTIALLEQRRAEFARRRDFLVDALPRLGWTVPVVPDGAFYLYADVSAVTDDSLAYCARLLEEANVAITPGLDFGSYRADKHVRIAYTTGVDRLAEAVERIARL; encoded by the coding sequence GTGGTTTTGAAGTTGGCCGAGCGTATGCAGGCGATCGCCCCGTTCCGGGTGATGGCGATTCTGGAGGCGGCGCGGAGAAGGGAGGCGGCCGGGCACGACGTGATCCACCTGGAGGTCGGCGAGCCCGACTTCGGCACGCCGTCGGCGATCATTGAAGCGGGCCGGCGGGCGTTGGCCGAGGGGCAGACCTTCTACAGCGCGGCGCAGGGGCTGCCCGCGCTGCGCGAGGCGATCGCGCGCTGGTATGCAGACCGCTACGGGGTCGACGTGTCGCCCGAGCGCATCCTGGTGACGCCGGGCGCGTCCGGCGCGCTGATGGTGGCGCTGGCGATGCTGGTCGGCGACGGCGACGAGGTGGTGATGGCCGACCCGACCTACCCGTGCAACCGCCACTTTGTCAGCCTGTACGGCGGCACGCCGGTGACGCTGGCGGCCGGGCCCGCGTCGCGCTACCAGTTGACGGCGGCGATGTTGGCCGAGGCCTGGGGCGAGCGCACCGTCGCGGCGATGGTCGCGAGCCCGGCCAACCCGACCGGCGGCGTGCTGTCGGCTTCAGAAATCCAAACGTTGGCCGAGGTCTGCCGCGCGAAGGGCGGCACGCTGATCGTCGACGAGATCTACCATGGCCTGAGCTATGGGCTCGACGCGGCCAGCGCCTTGCAGGTCGCCGACGACGCGCTGGTGATCAACAGCTTCTCGAAGTACTTCCAGATGACCGGCTGGCGCCTAGGCTGGCTGGTGGTGCCCGAAGGGTTGGCCGAGCCCGCGACGCGGCTCGCGCAGAACCTCTACCTGTGCGCGCCCGCACCGGCGCAGGCGGCGGCGCTCGCCGCGTTCGAGCCGGACACCATCGCCTTGTTGGAACAACGCCGCGCCGAATTCGCGCGCCGCCGCGACTTCCTGGTCGACGCCTTGCCGCGCCTGGGCTGGACCGTGCCGGTGGTGCCGGACGGCGCGTTCTACCTGTATGCCGATGTCAGCGCCGTCACCGACGACAGCCTCGCCTACTGCGCACGCCTCCTCGAAGAGGCCAACGTCGCGATCACGCCGGGGCTCGATTTCGGATCTTATCGTGCTGACAAGCATGTACGCATCGCGTACACGACCGGCGTCGACAGGTTGGCCGAGGCGGTCGAACGGATCGCGCGTCTGTGA
- a CDS encoding YegP family protein → MAGKFEVKTAKDGQFMFNLKAGNGQVILTSELYKTHAAALNGVESVKKNAPDDAHYERRENKNGEPYFILKAANHQEIGRSEYYSSKAALENGIESVKKHAPDATVVDI, encoded by the coding sequence ATGGCAGGAAAGTTCGAAGTGAAAACCGCCAAAGACGGCCAGTTCATGTTCAACCTGAAAGCCGGCAACGGCCAGGTCATCCTCACCAGCGAACTGTACAAGACCCACGCAGCCGCGCTGAACGGCGTCGAGTCGGTCAAAAAGAACGCCCCCGACGACGCGCACTACGAACGGCGCGAGAACAAGAACGGCGAACCCTACTTCATCCTGAAGGCCGCCAACCACCAGGAAATCGGCCGCAGCGAGTACTACAGCAGCAAGGCGGCGCTGGAAAACGGCATCGAGTCGGTAAAAAAACACGCGCCGGACGCCACAGTGGTCGATATCTGA
- the pxpA gene encoding 5-oxoprolinase subunit PxpA — MDIDLNADVGEGCGNDDAILDCVSSISIACGWHAGDTDTMRRVLRAARERGVSVGAHPGYPDREHFGRRNLDLPPDTVYNGVLFQIGGLMALARTEGLHLNHVKPHGALYNQAAKDRALATAIATAVRDADPGLKLVGLAGSELVAAARSAGLTAVEEVFADRAYLADGSLAPRGIPGAVIEDADAALAQTLQMIRTSTVTALDGTSIPIHAQTVCLHGDGADAVAFAQLLRQALISEGLTVRAP, encoded by the coding sequence ATGGACATCGATCTGAATGCGGACGTGGGTGAAGGCTGCGGGAACGACGACGCGATCCTCGATTGTGTCAGCTCCATCAGCATCGCCTGCGGCTGGCACGCCGGCGATACTGACACGATGCGCAGGGTGTTGCGCGCGGCGCGCGAACGGGGCGTGTCGGTCGGTGCTCACCCGGGCTACCCCGATCGTGAACACTTCGGGCGCCGTAATCTCGATTTGCCCCCTGACACGGTCTACAACGGCGTGCTGTTCCAGATTGGCGGACTGATGGCACTGGCCCGGACGGAAGGCTTGCACCTGAATCACGTCAAGCCTCACGGCGCCCTCTACAATCAGGCCGCAAAAGACCGCGCATTGGCTACCGCCATCGCCACAGCAGTCCGGGACGCAGACCCCGGGCTGAAGCTCGTTGGACTGGCCGGTAGCGAACTCGTCGCGGCCGCCCGCAGTGCCGGCCTGACCGCTGTCGAAGAGGTCTTTGCCGACCGGGCCTATCTCGCCGACGGCTCGCTGGCGCCGCGTGGCATACCCGGGGCCGTCATCGAGGATGCCGACGCGGCCCTCGCCCAGACGCTGCAAATGATCCGCACGTCTACCGTTACCGCGCTGGATGGTACCTCCATCCCCATTCATGCACAGACGGTCTGTCTCCATGGCGATGGCGCCGATGCCGTGGCCTTTGCCCAACTGCTACGCCAAGCCCTCATCAGCGAAGGACTGACCGTGCGCGCCCCGTGA
- a CDS encoding biotin-dependent carboxyltransferase family protein, with protein MLEILRPGVQTTVQDLGRQGLRHLGIAVSGALDRPALRLANRLVGNPEGAAGLEIVIGPVVIRFHRAGFLALTGADFDGTLDDAPVRSGWRQGVRAGQVLTLHGCRQGMRAYLAVDGGIDVPPVLGSRATDIKAGFGGHQGRALRAGDHLNQGEPVPLKGRIGCRLPVWSPALRSIPGPEYDEFSPESRDIFWNSEWAVSPQSNRMGYRLQGEPLIREAGDDLLSHGVLPGVVQVPPNGQPIVLLADAQTTGGYPRIAVVIEADLWKLAQARPGARLRFACCTEADAVQALQQSRDKLDLFEQEAYGHRSECGRG; from the coding sequence GTGCTTGAGATCCTTCGCCCCGGCGTCCAGACCACGGTGCAAGACCTGGGGCGCCAAGGCTTGCGACATTTGGGCATCGCCGTGAGTGGCGCGCTGGACAGGCCCGCACTGCGACTCGCGAACCGTCTCGTCGGCAATCCGGAAGGTGCCGCCGGCCTGGAAATCGTCATTGGGCCGGTTGTCATCCGCTTTCACCGCGCTGGCTTCTTGGCGCTCACCGGCGCCGACTTTGACGGCACGCTCGATGATGCCCCGGTGAGGAGCGGCTGGCGGCAAGGAGTGCGTGCTGGGCAGGTGCTGACCCTGCATGGTTGTCGGCAAGGCATGCGGGCTTATCTGGCCGTGGACGGTGGCATCGACGTTCCGCCGGTGCTGGGCTCGCGCGCTACCGATATCAAGGCAGGCTTCGGCGGGCATCAAGGCCGCGCCCTACGGGCCGGCGACCACCTGAACCAGGGTGAGCCCGTCCCCCTAAAAGGACGCATCGGATGCCGTCTGCCGGTATGGTCGCCTGCGCTTAGGTCGATCCCCGGACCGGAATACGACGAGTTTTCACCCGAATCACGGGATATTTTCTGGAACAGCGAATGGGCGGTTTCGCCGCAAAGCAACCGCATGGGCTATCGCTTACAAGGTGAACCGTTGATTCGCGAAGCCGGCGACGACTTGCTCTCGCACGGTGTACTACCCGGCGTCGTGCAAGTACCGCCCAACGGCCAGCCCATTGTGCTGTTGGCCGACGCCCAAACCACCGGCGGCTATCCGCGTATCGCCGTCGTCATCGAAGCCGACCTATGGAAGCTCGCGCAAGCCCGCCCCGGCGCGCGGCTGCGTTTTGCCTGTTGCACTGAGGCTGACGCGGTCCAAGCCTTACAACAATCACGCGATAAGTTGGACCTCTTTGAACAGGAAGCATATGGACATCGATCTGAATGCGGACGTGGGTGA
- the pxpB gene encoding 5-oxoprolinase subunit PxpB yields the protein MQKRFTNKSSTMRFRMVGHGDLLPAKQAASSSEGRPAMEGEVRFYLMGERAAVLASRAPASLPCQRRIWWIADRLHGDAGLIDIVPGMNNLTLIFDPLSVDGKALLDRLRALWLQAGQAEETSREVSIPVSYGGTDGPDLGEVSHHTGLNEEEVIARHSGAEYVVYFLGFQPGFAYLGGLPESLVTPRRAEPRLAVPAGSVGIGGSQTGIYPTVTPGGWQIIGRTEVPLFAPSLCTPTLLLPGDRVQFIPVAADRA from the coding sequence ATGCAAAAACGATTTACAAATAAATCATCGACGATGCGCTTTCGCATGGTCGGACACGGCGACCTACTTCCCGCGAAACAGGCCGCCTCCTCTTCTGAAGGACGTCCCGCGATGGAAGGAGAAGTCCGCTTCTACTTGATGGGGGAACGTGCCGCCGTCCTGGCCTCGCGTGCGCCCGCCAGCTTGCCCTGTCAGCGCAGGATCTGGTGGATAGCGGACCGGCTGCATGGCGACGCCGGCTTGATCGATATCGTGCCGGGGATGAACAACCTGACGCTGATCTTTGATCCCCTGTCCGTCGATGGAAAAGCCCTGCTCGATCGATTGCGTGCGCTGTGGCTTCAAGCAGGGCAAGCTGAAGAGACCTCGCGGGAGGTGAGCATTCCCGTCAGCTATGGCGGTACAGACGGTCCCGACCTGGGTGAGGTCTCGCACCATACCGGGCTGAACGAAGAAGAGGTCATCGCGCGGCATAGTGGCGCCGAGTATGTTGTGTACTTTCTCGGTTTTCAGCCCGGTTTTGCCTATCTGGGAGGCTTGCCCGAGAGCTTGGTCACTCCGCGTCGCGCCGAGCCGCGACTGGCCGTACCGGCGGGTTCGGTCGGCATCGGCGGCAGCCAGACCGGTATCTACCCGACCGTCACGCCCGGTGGCTGGCAGATCATTGGCCGAACCGAAGTCCCCCTGTTTGCCCCCTCTCTTTGCACGCCCACCCTGCTGCTACCTGGAGACAGGGTACAGTTCATTCCTGTGGCGGCCGACCGTGCTTGA
- a CDS encoding DUF1428 domain-containing protein, translating into MSYVDGFVVAVPTANKEIYKQHAEAAATVFKEHGALKLVECWGDDVPEGKVTSFPMAVKCKPDETVVFSWIIWPSRKVRDHGMEKAMADPRLQPDNNPMPFDGMRMIYGGFEMIVDL; encoded by the coding sequence ATGTCATACGTTGACGGGTTTGTCGTCGCCGTGCCCACGGCAAATAAAGAAATCTACAAGCAACATGCGGAGGCAGCTGCTACCGTCTTCAAGGAGCATGGAGCACTAAAGTTAGTCGAGTGCTGGGGCGACGATGTGCCTGAGGGCAAAGTCACTTCCTTTCCCATGGCGGTTAAATGCAAACCTGATGAAACCGTTGTTTTTTCCTGGATCATCTGGCCTTCGCGCAAAGTACGTGACCACGGCATGGAGAAGGCCATGGCTGATCCACGATTGCAGCCAGATAATAATCCGATGCCGTTTGACGGTATGCGCATGATCTATGGCGGCTTCGAAATGATCGTGGATCTATGA
- a CDS encoding IS110 family transposase gives MTIITLGIDLAQNVFALHGVDQVGKATLVKPKVPRDQLLPIIAQLPPCLIGMEACSGAHHWARLFQGYGHTVRLMAPKFVAPYRMSGKRGKNDAADAAAICEAVSRPAMRFVPVKDAHQQAMLCLHRTRQGLVTERTALYNRIRGLIAEFGIVLPQKVERLRHHIGAHLEDLPGWANRCIGDLLAHADRLDERIAEYDAAMREAARQDSRSRRLMQLPGIGPTTASALLATLGVGHEFDNGRQLAAWLGLTPGQYSSGGKVRLGRITKAGDAYLRGLLVMGARAVLAGLGDKQDRFSRWARSLQERRGYWNAVVAIAAKNARRVWAVLKFGDDFRLAPA, from the coding sequence ATGACCATTATCACTTTGGGGATCGATCTCGCCCAGAATGTATTCGCTTTGCATGGCGTTGACCAAGTTGGCAAAGCCACCCTGGTCAAACCTAAAGTCCCCCGCGACCAACTGCTACCGATCATCGCCCAGCTGCCTCCTTGTCTGATCGGCATGGAAGCCTGCTCCGGCGCCCATCACTGGGCCAGGCTGTTTCAGGGTTACGGCCACACCGTCAGGCTGATGGCGCCCAAGTTCGTCGCCCCCTATCGCATGAGCGGCAAACGTGGCAAGAACGACGCCGCTGACGCCGCCGCGATCTGCGAAGCGGTCAGCCGCCCCGCCATGCGCTTCGTGCCGGTCAAGGATGCGCATCAGCAAGCCATGCTCTGCCTGCACCGCACCCGCCAGGGGTTGGTGACCGAGCGCACCGCCCTCTACAACCGCATCCGCGGCCTGATCGCCGAGTTCGGCATCGTGCTGCCGCAGAAGGTCGAACGCCTGCGCCACCACATCGGCGCCCACCTCGAAGACCTGCCCGGCTGGGCCAACCGCTGCATCGGCGACCTGTTGGCGCACGCCGACCGGCTGGACGAGCGCATCGCCGAGTACGACGCCGCCATGCGCGAAGCGGCCCGCCAGGACAGCCGCAGCCGACGCCTGATGCAGCTGCCCGGCATCGGCCCCACCACCGCCAGTGCGCTGCTGGCCACGCTGGGCGTCGGGCATGAGTTCGACAATGGCCGCCAGCTTGCCGCCTGGCTGGGGCTGACACCCGGTCAGTACAGCAGCGGTGGCAAGGTCCGGCTCGGACGCATTACCAAGGCCGGCGATGCCTATCTGCGAGGCCTACTGGTGATGGGCGCCCGAGCGGTGCTGGCGGGTTTGGGGGACAAGCAGGACCGCTTCAGCCGTTGGGCCAGAAGTCTGCAGGAACGACGTGGCTACTGGAACGCGGTGGTGGCGATTGCCGCCAAGAATGCCCGGCGGGTCTGGGCGGTCTTGAAGTTTGGTGATGACTTCCGGCTGGCACCAGCCTGA
- a CDS encoding DCC1-like thiol-disulfide oxidoreductase family protein, protein MSEQEVLLVYDKQCPACDYYCNLVRIRESVGRLVLVDARDGGPIMEEITAAGLDIDQGMVVKVGAQLYYGSDAIHVLALMGTNKGFFNRAAYWAFRSHALSRVLYPVLRACRNLLLKILGKTKINNLRVSGNDRF, encoded by the coding sequence ATGAGTGAGCAAGAGGTCTTACTTGTCTATGACAAGCAGTGTCCTGCTTGTGACTACTACTGCAATTTAGTTCGTATTCGCGAATCAGTCGGTCGGCTTGTGCTCGTTGATGCCAGAGATGGCGGACCCATCATGGAGGAAATAACGGCAGCAGGCCTCGACATTGATCAAGGCATGGTCGTGAAGGTGGGCGCGCAACTCTACTACGGCTCAGATGCAATCCATGTTCTTGCGCTAATGGGTACAAACAAGGGCTTCTTTAACCGGGCGGCCTACTGGGCCTTCCGCTCACATGCATTGTCTCGGGTGCTATACCCAGTGCTCCGGGCGTGCCGCAATCTTTTGCTGAAGATTCTTGGCAAGACCAAGATCAATAATCTCAGAGTCAGTGGCAATGATAGGTTCTAG
- a CDS encoding GNAT family N-acetyltransferase: MSISAATIQVRQASVADLEALAPLFDGYRQFYGKPSDIALARAFLLERFEHNQSVIFIAAQPNGIAVGFTQLYPTFSSVSAARTFILNDLFVATEARRGGVGIKLLQAAAQFGRSVGAVRLSLSTATDNETAQALYVSQGWVRDTKFYAYSLSL, encoded by the coding sequence ATGAGCATTTCAGCAGCCACCATCCAAGTGCGGCAGGCTTCGGTCGCAGACCTTGAGGCTTTGGCGCCTCTCTTCGACGGTTATCGGCAGTTTTATGGCAAGCCCAGTGACATTGCGTTGGCTCGCGCATTTCTGCTGGAGCGGTTCGAGCACAACCAGTCCGTCATTTTCATTGCCGCACAGCCCAACGGCATAGCAGTTGGGTTTACTCAGCTTTACCCCACGTTCTCGTCTGTTTCAGCAGCACGCACGTTCATCCTCAACGACCTCTTTGTAGCAACAGAGGCGCGGCGCGGCGGTGTTGGCATCAAACTGTTGCAGGCTGCGGCACAATTTGGCCGTTCTGTCGGGGCGGTTCGTTTGTCTCTGTCCACAGCCACAGACAATGAAACAGCACAGGCTTTGTATGTTTCTCAGGGGTGGGTTCGTGACACCAAGTTTTATGCCTACAGTTTGTCGCTGTAG